The sequence CTCGCCGTCGACCGCGGTGTACTCGACGCCGGACGGGTCGACCCACTCGCGGATGGTGTAGTCGTCCAACGTGCGGGCGTCCTCGAGCTCGCGCCGCTGGACGTAGATCGGCTTGCCGGCGAAGAGGTGGTTGCCGCCGCAGTGGTCGAAGTGCAGGTGGGTGTTGACGACGATGTCGATGCTCGCGAGGTCGAGGTCGTGCTCGGTCAGCGGGCGTAGGCGGGGGTCCATGTCGGCGGCCAACGGGTGCAGCTCGGTCATGCCGGTGTCGACCAGCACGCGGGCGTCGGGGTGGTCGATGACGTGGACGTAGACCGGCATCCGCTCGTCCGCGGCGAGCAGGTCGGCCACGAAGTACGGGGTGACGGTGATGGTCTCGTGGCTCACGTTCGACATGGGTGGGGCTCCTTCTTCAGGGATCGGACAACCCGGTATGACTTGGGACGTCCCGGAAATTCATCGCGTAAGGAGCGACACGTATGCCCACCGCCCGGCCGCCGCTGCCGCCGTTCACCCGCGAGAGCGCGATCAAGAAGATCCGCGCGGCTGAGGACGCGTGGAACTCGCGGGACCCGCAGCGCTGCGCCGGGGCCTACACGGCGGACAGCCGCTGGCGCAACCGCTCGACCTTCATCACGGGCACCGAGGAGATCGTGGCGTTCCTCACCGCCAAGTGGGAGCGCGAGCACGAGTACCGGCTGATCAAGGAGCTGTGGGCGTTCACCGACGACCGGATCGCGGTGCGGTTCGCGTACGAGTGGCACTCGGACGCCGGGCAGTGGTTCCGGGCGTACGGCAACGAGAACTGGGCGTTCGACGCGGACGGGCTGATGGCGGAGCGGCACGCGAGCATCAACGACGTCGCGATCGAGGAGTCCGAGCGCATGTTCCACTGGGACCGGTCCGGGCCGCGCCCCGACGATCATCCGGGGCTGACCGAGCTCGGCCTCTGACGCGGGTCACCGCGACAGCCCGGTGGCGGCGTCGGCGAGCGCGTCCAGCAACGCGGCCGTGGCGGGCGGGTCGGGTGGCTCGCCGTACGTCGCGGCGAAGATCTGCCGCTTGACGCCGGGCAGCTCGGTCGCCACGACGCCGTCGGTGTGATGCGCGCGTAGCGCGAGGCCGGTCTGCGTCGTGACGCCGAGCCCGGCAACCACCCACGCCTGCATGACGACCATGTCGTCGGACGTGGAGCCGATCCGCGGCGCGAACCCGGCGTCGGCGCACAGCGACAGCAGGTGGCCACGGCACCGCTCACAGCCGGCGATCCACGTGCGGTCGCTCAGGCTGGCCAGGTCGCCTTCGGGACGGGTGGACAGCACGTGCACGGTGTCGTCGAGCAGGTGCCGCAGACGCACGCCCGACGGCTCCGGCTCGGTCTGCTCGTACCGGAAGACGATCGCGACGTCGATCTTGCCGGTCCGCAGGAGCTCCAGCGCCTCGCCCGGATGCGCGTCGACCAGGCTGACGTCCAGGTGCGGATGACGCTCGGCGAGGACGGCCAGCGCGGGCGGGACGAGCGCGCCGTTCGCCGACGCGAAGCCGGCGAGCCGCACGCGGCCGGCCTCGAGCCCCACGTGGGCGGCCAGCTCGGCCCCGGCGGCGTCGATCCGGCCGATGATCTCCGCGGCGCGCGCGGCCAGCAGCTCGCCGGCGGGGGTGAGCCGGATGCCGCGGCCGACCCGCTGCAGCAGCTGCGCGCCGGTCTCCGCCTCGAGCCGTGAGAGGTGGTGCGTGACCGACGGCTGCGAGTAGTGGAGCGCCTTCGCCGCTTCGGTGACCGACCCGTGACGGGCGACGGCGTCGATGACGCGCAGCCGGTTGACGTCCATTCATCAACCCTATCTATGGATTCCCGCGGAAGTTGGCATTGGACGAACCGGCCGTGCGGGCGCAAGCTGCGGGCATGTCGATCGTTCGCGTCCACAACTTCTCGATCTCCCTCGACGGCTTCGGCACCGGTGAAGGCCAGAGCCGCGACGCCCACTTCGGCCACGCCGGCGACCGGCTGCACGAGTGGATGTTCGCCACGCGGTGGTGGAGTGCCGACGGGAACGCCGGGGTCGACGACGCGTTCGTCCAGCGGCACGACCCGGGCATCGGCGCCGAGATCATGGGCGCCGGCAAGTTCGGGCATCCGGGCTGGGAGGACGAGCCGGACTGGAAGGGCGCGTGGGGCGCCAATCCGCCGTTCCACACGCCGGTCTACGTGTTGACCCGGCACACGCGGCCGTCGATCGAGATGGAGGGCGGCACGACGTTCCACTTCCTCGACGCGTCGCCCGCCGAGGCGCTCGCGGTCGCGCGCGAGGCCGCCGGCGGGAGCGACGTCCGGATCGGCGGTGGAGCGAAGATCATCCGCGCGTTCCTCGCCGAAGGGCTGATCGACCACATGCACGTCGCGGTCGTCCCGATCCTCCTCGGTCGCGGCGTTCGGCTCTGGGACGGCCTCGAAGGGCTCGAGCGGACCTACCGGATCGAGAGCACGGCCTCGCCCAGCGGCGTCACGCACATCACGTTCGCGCGGACAGGCGCCTGAGCCGCACGGGCGCCGCGAAGGCCGCCAGCGCCGCGGCGCCCAGCAGCGCCAGGACGACGATGACCGAGCCCGGCATCCCGTTGCGGCCGACCGTCGCGGCGGGGGAGACCGGCCGGCCGTTGACCGGGACGGCGTCACCGCCGCGCTCGATCGCGCCGTCGATCGCCTTCCAGTCCTGCGGTGTCGACGGGCCGACCTGGACGCCCACGTCGCGGCCCGTGCGCTGGGGAGCGGCGCTGGCCGTGGCGGTCGCGTCGGGCGCCGCCGGGGAGGCGTTGCCGCCGCCCGCGCTCCCGCCGGACGGGCCGGCGGCCGCGGAGCCGTCGTCGGGCTTGGAGGCGGCCGTCTTGGCCGCGATCCCGCGCGAGAGGATGTCCCGGCACTTCGAGTACTCCTCCAGCTCGGCCGGCATGTTGTTGAGCGCGTCGCGCATCTTGGAGGCGGGGTAGTCGCCCTGGAGGATGTCGTCGTCGGCGCAGTCGCGGAGGATCTCGACGCGATCGTCCTCCTGCGCGTGGGCGGCCGTGGCGGGCACCAGCAGCAGGGCGAGCAGGACGAGGATCACGCGGGAGGAGGACGGCACGACCGCTTAGACGTCGCTGCCTGCACAGAGGTTGCGGACTTGCTGGTCACCGCGCTCGAACGGTGGGCATACTCGGACCAAGAGCGGACGTGCGGACGGGGAGCGGGCGTTGAGGTGGCAAGGGCTGGTGATCGTGACGGTCGCGTTGCTCGGTGCGGCGGGCGGGGCCTACGCCGGCCGCGAGATCGCGGCGGACGCGCCCGGTGTGGCGGTCTGCCTCGGTGCCGCCGGCCTCGCGCTCGGCGGCCTGCTGGGCGTGCTGGTGAGCGGGTGGTGGAAGCCACCGCGCAAGCCGCCCGCGCCGGCGCCGGCCCCGAGCACCACGACCGAGTTCACCGCCCGCGCGCCGGTCGAGCCGGCGCCCGCGGAGCCGGAGCCCGAGCCCGACCATGCGGCGACGATGGTCGACCACCCGCCGCCGCCCCCGCCCCCGGAGGGCGGCGAGCCCGGCTGGTACAAGGACCAGACGGGCGTGCGGCGCTACTGGGACGGCGAGCGGTGGACGGAGATCGTCTGGCGCGAGCGCCCGGGGCGCTCGAAAGGGCGCTAGCCCACGCCCGGGCCCGCGGAGTACGCGCCGAGGAAGTCGGGGCCGATGATCCGCTGGCGCACCGCTTCCTCGCCGATGTAGCAGCGCCACTCGCGGCCGTCGGAGCGCGTGGAGCGGCAGCCGCCGTTGACGTGGCTCGTGGCGTCGACGGTCGGCTCGACGGTGCCCTTGAGGTCCTCGACCTCCGCCTTGAAGTCGCCCTCGATCGTGCACCGGTACTCGATGCCCTCCTCGACGGTGGTGCACGTCGGCGTGGTGCCGACGAGGAACTTGGTGCCGGCCGGCAGCGAGCGCTCGACGTCGCCGGTCGTGAGCAGGCTGCCGGCGACCGCGGCGCCGGGGACGAGCAGCGCCACGGCGACCGCGCCGGTCAGGACGCGCCGGCGGCGTCGCTGGTGCGAGCCCAGATGGCGGCGCGTCGCGCGCTCGAGGTCGTCGCCGATGGCGGCGAGGCGGTCGGTCATCGGGTCTCCTTGGTGAGGCGGGTGCGGAGCGCGGTCAGGCCGCGGTGCACGCGCACGCGCGCGGCGGCGGGCGTCGTGCCGAGGCTGGCGGCGACCGCCTCGTACTCCAGGTCGTCTTCGATGCGCAGGCGGATCGCCTCGCGCTGGGAGTGGGGGAGGGCGTCGAGCGCCTCGTCGAGGCCGTCCAGCCACGTCTCGTCGGGAACGGCGGGTGGTGGCTCGACCAGCATCCCGAGCCGCTCGCGCGCGCCGTGCTCGAGCGCCCGGCGGCGGACCGAGTGCAGCAGCACGTTGCGGGCGATCCCGAACAGCCAGGGGCCGGCGTTGCCGTCGCACTCGTCGCGGAACCGGGCTCGCACGAGCCACGCCTGGGCGAACGTCTCGGCGGTCAGCTCGTGTGCGGCGTCCTCGTCGCCCGAGCGGCGCCGGTGGTACGCGAGCACCCGGTCGGCGTAGCGGTCGTAGAGCTCTCGGAACGCGCCCGCATCGCTGCGGGACGCGGCTATCAGGGCAGCGTCGCTTCTGATCACGCCCGTTATATGACGGCGCGCCGGCCGCGCGTTACGTCGGGTCGGTACCGGGAGCGGTACCGACCCGACGGTGACTTACAGCTGGTTGAGCCGGTCGAGCGGGAACGGCGGCGTCGCCAGGGGACGGACCGCGAGGTGCATCAAGGCGAGCGCGTTGTCGTCGCCCGCGATGCGGTTCAGATGCACGGTCCCGCAACCGCGGCAGCGATGCACGAGGGCCCACTCGCCATTGCGCCGGACCGTGATGCCGACGGGCTCCATCGCCGCTTCGCAGTCCGCGTCCCGATCGCCCGGCGCGTCGTCGACGTGCAGGCTCCACAGGCAGGTCGGGCAGTGGTTGCGATGTGCGGTGCCCGGCGCCGCCGAGCCGATGTCCAGGCCGCAGTTACGGCAGCGAAACGCGGAAGGCGTGCGCCGACGGTCGCGGGTGCGCTGATCGCGCGACATACGAGTACCTCCAGAAGGTGAACGAAGAACAGAAGGCGGCGTCGCGCGAAGGGCCGGGACTCAGCCCGGGCGGCGCGACGTGATCTGTTCAGCGGCGGCTCTCATACATTCACCGCGGCGGAGGCTACAGCGTCGACGGCCACCCGGGGGTACGGGTAGCCGCCGTGTTCAGCGCCGCTCAGCGCAGGAGCAGCGCGGGCCCGCAGGCCTCGAGGTCGTCGCGCAGCTGCTGGGCGCTGGACTCGCTCCAGCGCTCGGTGGCGACGAGGTGGTCGGTGAGCGCGTGGACGCTGCCGATCGCCTCGACCGTGGTGTCGTCGCGCCCATCCTCGGAGAAGAGGAGGGTGTCCGCCACCGCGCGCACGCGGGCCTGCTCGGCCGGCAGGAGCTTGCTCGGCCCGAGGTCCTCGAGCGTGCGCATCACGCGGCCATACGCCTGGGAACGTTCCGAATTCATGCCCTCATAGTCGCTTACCTTCGGTAGGCGACCTGTGCAACGCCACACACAACTGTGTTCTGAGCGCGCGCCGTCTCGTTTGAGACAACTGTGTCTCATTCGCGCTATGCTCGTCTCACGATGGCTTCGCGAGAAGAGCTTCTGGACGCCGCGCTGGGCGTCCTCAACCGGACCGCGACGGCGACGATGGCGGAGATCGCGACGGCCGTCGGCTCCAGCCGTGCGACGCTGCACCGCCACTTCAGCTCGCGCGAGGCGCTGATCGCCGAGATCGCCCGCCGCGCGATCGACCGCTGGGAGCTCACGCAGGCGCAGGTCGGCCTCCAAGCGGCGTCGGAGAGCACCGAGCCGGCGGTCCTCGACGCCACGCTGCGCGCGCTGTTGCGCCAGTACGTGGTCGACGCCGCCGACTTCGGCATCGTCCTCACCGACGACTTCGCCGCCGGCGCGCCCGAGCTGACCGAGCGCACGCTCGCGATCGTCGAGCGCGAGGTCGTCTTCTACGCCCAGGCCCAGCGGGTGGGCGTCCTGCGCAGCGACCTGCCGCCGCGCTGGATCGCCGACGTCGTCTACGGGCTGATGGTGTCCGCGCGCGAGTCGACGCGCTGGGGCAACGTCGCGCGCCGGGACCTCGCGGACCTCGTCGTCGGCACGTTCTTCGCGGGGGCGGGCCGATGAGCACCGAGCTCCAGCCGCATCCGCGGCGCTGGGTCGGGCTGGCGGTCCTGTCGTTGAGCCTGCTCGTCGTGATGATGGACATGACGATCCTCAACGTCGCGCTGCCCGAGCTCACGCGCGACGTGCGGCCGACGTCGGTCGAGCTGCTGTGGATCGTCGACGCGTACTCGTTGGTCGTCGCCGGCGTGCTGGTGACGGCCGCCGCGCTCGGCGACCGCTTCGGCCGCCGCCGCCTGCTGATCACCGGCTACGCGATCTTCGGGGTCGTCTCGCTCGCGATCGTGCTCGCCGACGGCGCGGGGACGATCATCGCGCTGCGCGCGCTGCTCGGCGTGGGCGGCGCGATGATCATGCCGGCGACGCTGGCGATGATCCGGACGCTGTTCACCGACGCGCGCGAGCGCGGCATGGCGCTCGGCGTCTGGGCGGCCGTGGCCGGCGGCGGCGCGGGGCTCGGCCCCGTCGTGGGCGGCGCGCTGCTGGAGGCGTTCTCCTGGCACGCCGCGTTCCTGGTCAACGTCCCGCTGATGGCGGTCGCGGTCGTCGCGGCGGTCGCGCTCCTGCCGGAGAGCCGCTCGGCCCGCCCGGGGCGGATCGACGCCGCCAGCGTCGTGCTGTCACTCGCCGGGATGGCCGGGCTGGTCTACGCGATCAAGGAGCTGGGCAAGCACGGCTTCGAGCCCGGGGCCGCGATCGTCGGGGCGGTCGGCGTCGTGGCGCTGACGGCGTTCGTCCGCCGCTCCCTGCGGTCGCCGCAGCCGATGCTGGACGTCCGGCTGCTCGCCGGCCGGCGGTTCCGCGCCGGTGTCGTCACGGCCGTCAGCGCGATGTTCGCCATGGGCGCGCTCTTCCTGCTCGGCGCGCAGCACCTGCAGCTGATCGAAGGGCTCTCACCGCTGGCGGCCGGGCTGTGGCTGCTGCCGGCGGCGGGCGCGTCCGTCGTCGCCTCGCTGCTCGCGCCGCCGCTGGCCGAGCGCACCAGCGCCCGCGCGACGCTGAGCGCCGGGCTGGCGACGAGCGCGCTGGGGTTCCTGCTGCTGTTCGCCCTGCCGATCGACCTGCTGACGCTGGTCGTCGCCATGAGCGTGGTCGGCCTCGGCACGGGGACCCTGTCGATCGCGTCGGCGCTGATCATGTCCGACACGCCGGCCGAGAAGGCCGGCAGCGCCGCAGCGATCGAGGAGACCTCGTACGAGTTCGGGATGGTGCTCAGCATCGCGATCCTGGGCACGGTCGCGGCGGCGCTCTACCGCGCGGGCCTCCCGGCCGACGCCACGCCCGCCGTGCGCGAGTCGCTGGCGGCCGCGCTCGGCTCGTCCGAGGCGTTCGGCCCCGCCGCGGCGGCGTTCACGGACAGCCTCGCCTGGACGGGGCTCGCGGGCGCCGTCGTGATCGGCGCGGCGGCCGTCGCGGTCTGGCGCCTCGCGGCCCCGCGTCCTGACGCCCGCCCGCGGGGCCTCGTGGTGCCGGACCCGCGCTAGCGATACGCGGGAAGGCGGAACCGCACGCGCGTGCCGACGCTCGCCTCCTCCAGCCAGATCGACCCGCCGTGCGCCTCGACGATCGCGCGCGAGATCGCGAGCCCGAGTCCGGCGCCCGGCGGCTGGCGGGCCGCGTCGCCGCGATAGAAGGGCTCGAAGACGCGGTCGCGCTGCTCGGCCGCGATGCCCGCACCGGTGTCGGCGACCTCGATCTCGACGCCGTCGTCGCGGTCCTCGACGTGCACGGTCACGCTGCCGTCGGGCGGCGTGTGGTGGATCGCGTTCTGGATCAGGTTGAACAGCACGCGGCTCAGCTGCTCGCGGTTGCCGTGCGAGCAGACGATGGAGCCGTTCACGTCGGCGCGGACGGCGACCGAGCCGGCGTCCGCGGCAGGGCGCATCGCCTCGACGGCGTCGTGGACGAGGTCGTGGACGGCGAGCCGGTCCATCGTCCACTCGAGCTCCTTCGCCTCCAGCCGCGTGAGGTCGAACAGGTCGTCGATCAACGCCGCGACCTGGCGGACGTGCGTGTTCATGCGGCCCGCGTACTCGCGGCGCTTGGCCTCGTCGACGATCGAGTCGTCGATCGCGGTGGCGAGCAGGCCCAGCGACGTGATCGGGGTGCGCAGGTCGTGCGAGACGGCGGCGAACAGCTCGCGGCGCGCGCGCTCCTCGCGGTCCAGGCGCACGATCATCTCGTCGACCTGGCGGCCGAGCCGCGCGAGCTCGTCGTCGCCGGTCGGCGCGACGCGCAGGTCGCGGCGGCCCTCGCCGACCGCGGCCAGGGTGGACCGGATCGCGTCCACGTCGGCGAGCGCGCGCGACGCCACGCGCCCGGACAGCCACAGCACCAGCGCGCCCGCGTAGATCGCCAGCAGCACGGTCATCAGCGCGTCGTGGCTGGACAGGAACATCAGCGACACGAACAGCGCCACGCCGACGGCCAGCGCGACCACGCCGAGGGTCGCGACGAGCGCGAACTGACGGCGCAGCCCACCCGGTCGGCGCTGCGCGATCCACTCGCCCGCGAGCACCGTCAGGAAGGCCAACGGCGCGACGATCAGCAGCGTCACCCAGGCGCCGTGCAGGTCGTAGCAGAGCCACACCACGCCGGGGAGCGCGAGCGACAGCGCGCCCGCGAGCGCTAGCCCGCGAAGCGGTACCCGACGCCCCATACCGTCTCGATCCAGCGCGGCTGCTCCGGGTCGCGCTCGAGCTTGGCCCGCAGCCGCCGGATGTGCACGGTCACCGTGGACGTGTCCGAGTAGAACGCGTACCGCCACACCTGGTCCATCAGCTCCTCGCGCGTGAACGCCCGGCCCGGATGGCGGGCGAGGAACAGGAGCAGGTCGAGCTCGCGCGTGGTCAGCGCGACCTCCTCGCCGCCGTTGTGCACGCGACGCGCGGTCGGGTCGATCTCGAGCGGCCCGAACGTCAGCGCCGGCTCGTCCGCGCGCAGCGTCTCGAAGCGGCGCAGCACCGCGTCCACGCGCGCGACCAGCTCGGCGGGGGAGAACGGCTTGACCACGTAGTCGTCGGCGCCGAGCCGCAGCCCGGTCACGCGGTCGGACTCGCCGCCCTTCGCGGTCAGCAGGATGATCGCGCTCGACCGGTCGGCCCGCTCGCGCACGCGGCGCATCACCTCGAGCCCTTCCGTGCCGGGCAGCATGAGGTCCAGGACGATCAGGTCGGGCGTCCGCTCGGCGACGGCCGCGAGCGCGGCGTCCCCGTCCAGCGCGACCCGCGTCTCGTAGCCCGCGCGCTGCAGGTAGGCGGAGACGACCTCGCCGATCGTCGGCTCGTCGTCGACCACCAGGATGGACCCGCGGACGTGCATGCGCCCATTCTCACACCGCCGGCCGGCCCGCGGAACGAGTTCAGAGAATGTTCACACCGGTTGCGGCTACGGTCGCCGACGTGTTGACGGACGACGAGTTGCTGGAGCGGGTCGCCTCACGCGACGAGCGCGCGTTCACCCAGCTCTACGAGCGGCACTTCGGGACCGCGCACGCCACCGCCCGGCGCCTGTGCCGCGACCTGGCCGAGGACGCCACGCAGGAGGCGTTCCTCGCCCTCTGGCGCGACGCGGGGACGCTGCGCCGCCGGCCCGGCGGGGCGGGCGCGTGGGTGCACACGGTCGCGCGCAACCGGGCGATCGACGCACGCCGCCACGCGGCCGTGCACCAGCGGCGGCTCGTGCACGACGACAGCGTCCTGCTCGGCGCGCCGTCGAGGGAGCCGACGCCCGACCGCGCCGTCGCCGACACGCAGACGCGCGAGCGGCTGCACGCGGCCGTCGCCGGGCTGCCGGCCGCGCAGCGGGAGGTGATCGCGCTCGCGTACTTCCACGAGCTCACCCAGAGCGAGATCGCCGCGCGGCTGTCCGTCGCGCTCGGCACGGTCAAGGGCCGGACGCGGCTGGCCCTGGGCCGGCTCGCGCGGGTTCAGGGCCTGTAGGTCTGCACCGCGCCGGGCAGCCGGCTCCAGTCGGCGTACCAGGCGTCGAAGAGCTCGAGCTGGCGCTCCACGTAGCCCTGCTGGCTGGGGGTGAGCGCGTCGGTCTCGTTGAAGTGCAGCGTGTACTCGGCCTCGCCGCGCAGCACGAGCATGTGCTTGAAGTACAGGACGAGGTCGGGGCCGACGTCGAACGACGCGAGCACCGCCATCGCCTGCTCGAGCTCACGGGCGCGCCGGCGCGCGTCGGCCTCGCCGCGCGCCGCCGCGACGCACAGGTTCGTGAGGTGCAGGACCTCCTTCGGCAGCACGTTGCCGATGCCGGTGATGGCGCCGGTCGCGCCGCAGTTCACGTAGCCGTGGAAGACGGCCGTGTCGACGCCGACCGCCAGCGCGACGCCGTCGTCGGCGCTCGTGATGTGCTCGGCCGCGTAGCGCAGGTCCTCGTCGCCGCCGAACTCCTTGAAGCCGACCAGGTTCGGGTGCTCGGCGCGCAGCGCGAAGAAGAGGTCGGCGCGCGTCGCGAACCCGTAGTACGGGCTGTTGTAGATGACGGCTTCCAGCTCGGGGGCGGCCGAGAGGATCGCGCTGAAGTGCGCCTTCTGGGCGGACAGGACCGAGCCGCGCGACAGCACGCGCGGGATGACCATCAGACCCTTGGCGCCGACCCGCTGCGCGTGCTCGGCGAGCGCGACCGCGGTGCGCGTGTTGATCGCGCCGGTGCCGGCGATGACCGGGATGCCGGCGTCCACGAGCCGCTCGACGCCCTCCATCCGCTCCGCGTCCGTCAGCAGCGGCCAGTCGCCCATCGAGCCGCAGTAGATGACGGCGGACATGCCGTGGCCGATCAGCTCCTGGCCCTTGCGCACGAGCGCGTCGAAGTCCGGCGTGCGGTCGTCCTTGCAGGGGGTCATCAGCGCCGGAAGGGTGCCGGTGAAGATCGATGCGGTCATAGGCGCACCAG comes from Solirubrobacter pauli and encodes:
- a CDS encoding MBL fold metallo-hydrolase, whose translation is MSNVSHETITVTPYFVADLLAADERMPVYVHVIDHPDARVLVDTGMTELHPLAADMDPRLRPLTEHDLDLASIDIVVNTHLHFDHCGGNHLFAGKPIYVQRRELEDARTLDDYTIREWVDPSGVEYTAVDGEHELLPGVRLVPAPGHSDGLQIVVVEAGGRRPTVVGGDVAVWFGELDEPETEGQRTVLALEPEAVWLTHTAEPWRPPSA
- a CDS encoding DUF1348 family protein, with amino-acid sequence MPTARPPLPPFTRESAIKKIRAAEDAWNSRDPQRCAGAYTADSRWRNRSTFITGTEEIVAFLTAKWEREHEYRLIKELWAFTDDRIAVRFAYEWHSDAGQWFRAYGNENWAFDADGLMAERHASINDVAIEESERMFHWDRSGPRPDDHPGLTELGL
- a CDS encoding LysR family transcriptional regulator, producing the protein MDVNRLRVIDAVARHGSVTEAAKALHYSQPSVTHHLSRLEAETGAQLLQRVGRGIRLTPAGELLAARAAEIIGRIDAAGAELAAHVGLEAGRVRLAGFASANGALVPPALAVLAERHPHLDVSLVDAHPGEALELLRTGKIDVAIVFRYEQTEPEPSGVRLRHLLDDTVHVLSTRPEGDLASLSDRTWIAGCERCRGHLLSLCADAGFAPRIGSTSDDMVVMQAWVVAGLGVTTQTGLALRAHHTDGVVATELPGVKRQIFAATYGEPPDPPATAALLDALADAATGLSR
- a CDS encoding dihydrofolate reductase family protein — translated: MSIVRVHNFSISLDGFGTGEGQSRDAHFGHAGDRLHEWMFATRWWSADGNAGVDDAFVQRHDPGIGAEIMGAGKFGHPGWEDEPDWKGAWGANPPFHTPVYVLTRHTRPSIEMEGGTTFHFLDASPAEALAVAREAAGGSDVRIGGGAKIIRAFLAEGLIDHMHVAVVPILLGRGVRLWDGLEGLERTYRIESTASPSGVTHITFARTGA
- a CDS encoding DUF2510 domain-containing protein encodes the protein MIVTVALLGAAGGAYAGREIAADAPGVAVCLGAAGLALGGLLGVLVSGWWKPPRKPPAPAPAPSTTTEFTARAPVEPAPAEPEPEPDHAATMVDHPPPPPPPEGGEPGWYKDQTGVRRYWDGERWTEIVWRERPGRSKGR
- a CDS encoding RNA polymerase sigma factor, which produces MIRSDAALIAASRSDAGAFRELYDRYADRVLAYHRRRSGDEDAAHELTAETFAQAWLVRARFRDECDGNAGPWLFGIARNVLLHSVRRRALEHGARERLGMLVEPPPAVPDETWLDGLDEALDALPHSQREAIRLRIEDDLEYEAVAASLGTTPAAARVRVHRGLTALRTRLTKETR
- a CDS encoding RNHCP domain-containing protein; its protein translation is MSRDQRTRDRRRTPSAFRCRNCGLDIGSAAPGTAHRNHCPTCLWSLHVDDAPGDRDADCEAAMEPVGITVRRNGEWALVHRCRGCGTVHLNRIAGDDNALALMHLAVRPLATPPFPLDRLNQL
- a CDS encoding TetR/AcrR family transcriptional regulator — translated: MASREELLDAALGVLNRTATATMAEIATAVGSSRATLHRHFSSREALIAEIARRAIDRWELTQAQVGLQAASESTEPAVLDATLRALLRQYVVDAADFGIVLTDDFAAGAPELTERTLAIVEREVVFYAQAQRVGVLRSDLPPRWIADVVYGLMVSARESTRWGNVARRDLADLVVGTFFAGAGR
- a CDS encoding MFS transporter, coding for MSTELQPHPRRWVGLAVLSLSLLVVMMDMTILNVALPELTRDVRPTSVELLWIVDAYSLVVAGVLVTAAALGDRFGRRRLLITGYAIFGVVSLAIVLADGAGTIIALRALLGVGGAMIMPATLAMIRTLFTDARERGMALGVWAAVAGGGAGLGPVVGGALLEAFSWHAAFLVNVPLMAVAVVAAVALLPESRSARPGRIDAASVVLSLAGMAGLVYAIKELGKHGFEPGAAIVGAVGVVALTAFVRRSLRSPQPMLDVRLLAGRRFRAGVVTAVSAMFAMGALFLLGAQHLQLIEGLSPLAAGLWLLPAAGASVVASLLAPPLAERTSARATLSAGLATSALGFLLLFALPIDLLTLVVAMSVVGLGTGTLSIASALIMSDTPAEKAGSAAAIEETSYEFGMVLSIAILGTVAAALYRAGLPADATPAVRESLAAALGSSEAFGPAAAAFTDSLAWTGLAGAVVIGAAAVAVWRLAAPRPDARPRGLVVPDPR
- a CDS encoding sensor histidine kinase codes for the protein MGRRVPLRGLALAGALSLALPGVVWLCYDLHGAWVTLLIVAPLAFLTVLAGEWIAQRRPGGLRRQFALVATLGVVALAVGVALFVSLMFLSSHDALMTVLLAIYAGALVLWLSGRVASRALADVDAIRSTLAAVGEGRRDLRVAPTGDDELARLGRQVDEMIVRLDREERARRELFAAVSHDLRTPITSLGLLATAIDDSIVDEAKRREYAGRMNTHVRQVAALIDDLFDLTRLEAKELEWTMDRLAVHDLVHDAVEAMRPAADAGSVAVRADVNGSIVCSHGNREQLSRVLFNLIQNAIHHTPPDGSVTVHVEDRDDGVEIEVADTGAGIAAEQRDRVFEPFYRGDAARQPPGAGLGLAISRAIVEAHGGSIWLEEASVGTRVRFRLPAYR
- a CDS encoding response regulator transcription factor → MHVRGSILVVDDEPTIGEVVSAYLQRAGYETRVALDGDAALAAVAERTPDLIVLDLMLPGTEGLEVMRRVRERADRSSAIILLTAKGGESDRVTGLRLGADDYVVKPFSPAELVARVDAVLRRFETLRADEPALTFGPLEIDPTARRVHNGGEEVALTTRELDLLLFLARHPGRAFTREELMDQVWRYAFYSDTSTVTVHIRRLRAKLERDPEQPRWIETVWGVGYRFAG
- a CDS encoding RNA polymerase sigma factor; translated protein: MLTDDELLERVASRDERAFTQLYERHFGTAHATARRLCRDLAEDATQEAFLALWRDAGTLRRRPGGAGAWVHTVARNRAIDARRHAAVHQRRLVHDDSVLLGAPSREPTPDRAVADTQTRERLHAAVAGLPAAQREVIALAYFHELTQSEIAARLSVALGTVKGRTRLALGRLARVQGL
- a CDS encoding dihydrodipicolinate synthase family protein; translated protein: MTASIFTGTLPALMTPCKDDRTPDFDALVRKGQELIGHGMSAVIYCGSMGDWPLLTDAERMEGVERLVDAGIPVIAGTGAINTRTAVALAEHAQRVGAKGLMVIPRVLSRGSVLSAQKAHFSAILSAAPELEAVIYNSPYYGFATRADLFFALRAEHPNLVGFKEFGGDEDLRYAAEHITSADDGVALAVGVDTAVFHGYVNCGATGAITGIGNVLPKEVLHLTNLCVAAARGEADARRRARELEQAMAVLASFDVGPDLVLYFKHMLVLRGEAEYTLHFNETDALTPSQQGYVERQLELFDAWYADWSRLPGAVQTYRP